A window of Nicotiana sylvestris chromosome 8, ASM39365v2, whole genome shotgun sequence genomic DNA:
TTAGCAATTGCACCGTGCATGTGCATTTAAGATGTTCAATTCCTTCCAAAGTCATTTCATTTTCGTGTAATACCCTGTGATATCCAAAGCCCCTTTACTGAGGTCACTGATCTCCTTTTGTAGTTGATAAAGCTTCGCTCCATTGGTCTGATCATATTTGTCTTCCAACTCCTACCATAATTTCTTAGCATCATTGACATATTGTAGACTATCCGCTAGATCCTTTGAGAGTGAATTCAAAATCCATGATGTAACCATATCATCACAACGAGCCCACTGATCATAAGTTGCTTCATCAGCATTAGGTTTCTTACACTTTCCTGTAATGAAGCCGACTTTGTTCTTCACTAACAAAGCTCTAAGGACTCCTTTTTTCCAGGATCTGTAGCCGATTCCGTCAAAAACCATGGGAACTAGCATCGTTCCGTCACTCTCCGATGGGTGCATATATAGTGGGGTAGTCGAATCGAAATTACTAGTTGTACCTTGAGTTTTCTTATCTCCAGCCATCGATTGAAGTAGATTCTTAGAGAATTAGAGTAACTGATCACTCAATTTGAATAAATTAGATGAAAATTTCAGGAACCTTTCCGTCAAGGTGTGAACTCGTACTTTTTGATTTtgagaaatgaaaaagagaaattgATGAAATTGAAGAAGGTTTATTTCGATAAATCAGAGCTGAGCTCTGATACCATATCGAAATTGAAGCTAAGATGACAGGCCAACCGCCATTGTTGGCTGACCTTGAGCTCGCATAGAGAGAAGAaaggaaggttctagagaaatgATGAAAATGGGGAAATTTTCTATGTATATTTCATCAACTAACTTTAGTACTTATACATATATATGAAAAGGAAAACTACTAACGTATAACTGGTATATGACAgctaattaccaaactacccttaCAACTAACTCAACTCCTAAGCTAACTAACTCAACTGACTAACTAATAAATACAATACAACAATATACTACAACTCTATAATCTCAATAAATCcaacttaaattaaaaatagcggGCAGATGTATAATATAAGTATAATCCATATGTAATATATGTATATTGTATATACTCAGTACATAATTTATATATACTGGatagataaaataaataatgagtCTGT
This region includes:
- the LOC104240962 gene encoding uncharacterized protein, giving the protein MAGDKKTQGTTSNFDSTTPLYMHPSESDGTMLVPMVFDGIGYRSWKKGVLRALLVKNKVGFITGKCKKPNADEATYDQWARCDDMVTSWILNSLSKDLADSLQYVNDAKKLW